In Anaerolineales bacterium, one DNA window encodes the following:
- a CDS encoding 4-vinyl reductase → MSGETFFYPQKMGRIIFLGMQEVIGESGVNAVLRLASLENLIGNYPPSRAERTLPFEIVSLLQNTLERAYGPRGGRGLALRVGRAAFSYGLKEYGSMLGLTETAFRLLPLSMKLHMGVREFADLFNKHTDQKVRVEEAGDKIFWHIERCPLCWGRNADEPICHLAVGLLQESLYWLSGGKVFNAEETACIAQGDPSCTITIDTVPLS, encoded by the coding sequence ATGAGTGGTGAAACATTTTTTTATCCTCAGAAGATGGGCAGGATCATTTTTCTCGGCATGCAGGAGGTGATTGGCGAGAGCGGGGTGAATGCAGTGCTCCGCCTTGCTTCGCTTGAGAATTTAATTGGGAATTATCCACCTTCGCGTGCTGAGCGCACCCTTCCATTCGAAATAGTGAGCCTCCTGCAAAATACACTGGAGCGGGCATACGGTCCTCGCGGTGGACGCGGGCTGGCTCTGCGCGTGGGACGGGCGGCCTTTAGTTATGGTCTCAAAGAATATGGTTCCATGCTCGGTCTGACGGAGACTGCGTTTCGTCTGCTGCCTCTTTCCATGAAGCTGCACATGGGCGTCAGGGAATTTGCCGACCTCTTCAACAAGCACACGGACCAAAAGGTGCGCGTGGAGGAAGCGGGTGATAAAATCTTCTGGCATATCGAGCGTTGTCCGCTGTGCTGGGGCAGAAATGCAGATGAGCCAATTTGCCATCTGGCAGTGGGATTGCTGCAGGAATCCCTATATTGGTTGAGCGGGGGCAAGGTTTTCAACGCCGAGGAGACCGCCTGTATTGCGCAAGGCGACCCATCCTGCACGATCACGATAGACACAGTCCCACTTTCGTAG
- a CDS encoding response regulator, protein MGNARLLVVEDDIDIANMLKIYFTGMKYDVDVANRGRDALEKTKQVLPHLIVLDIMLPDIDGYEVCRNLRTSTRTSHIPVIFLTQKDERSDKLQGLELGADDYITKPFDIEELKLRVQGAIRRSERESLTDPRSGLPAGRLIEEQLRRIIREKNWSLLDIRINYFDSFKDVYGFVAGDDVMRFAAMLIGEVVDDLGTTSDFIGHAGGDNFIIITTDEAAPLIRQKIKERFTTEIQSHYNFIDRQQGFIQAPKAEGGVEKVPFMTFSAGLVSPSLHSFADIREITELAADARRQDAAADAVS, encoded by the coding sequence ATGGGTAATGCTCGTCTTTTGGTGGTTGAAGATGATATTGACATCGCCAACATGCTCAAGATTTATTTCACGGGCATGAAATATGACGTGGATGTGGCGAACCGCGGAAGGGATGCCCTGGAAAAGACCAAGCAGGTCCTGCCGCATTTGATCGTATTGGACATCATGCTGCCGGATATTGACGGGTATGAAGTTTGCCGCAATTTGCGGACCAGCACGCGCACCAGCCATATTCCGGTCATCTTCCTGACCCAGAAGGATGAACGTAGTGACAAGCTGCAGGGGTTGGAGTTGGGCGCAGATGATTACATTACCAAACCCTTCGACATTGAAGAATTGAAACTACGCGTGCAGGGTGCCATTCGCCGCTCGGAGCGTGAAAGCCTCACGGATCCGCGCTCCGGACTGCCGGCCGGCCGTTTGATCGAGGAACAACTGCGGCGCATCATCCGTGAGAAGAACTGGTCGCTTTTGGACATCCGCATCAATTACTTCGATTCATTCAAGGATGTGTACGGCTTTGTGGCAGGCGATGATGTCATGCGTTTTGCGGCGATGCTGATCGGCGAGGTGGTGGACGACCTGGGGACGACCAGCGATTTCATCGGTCATGCGGGAGGCGATAACTTTATCATCATCACCACCGATGAAGCCGCACCGCTCATTCGTCAGAAAATAAAGGAACGTTTTACAACGGAAATTCAAAGTCATTACAACTTTATAGACCGCCAGCAGGGATTTATCCAGGCGCCAAAAGCGGAGGGGGGGGTGGAAAAGGTGCCGTTTATGACGTTTTCCGCAGGGTTGGTTTCGCCCAGCCTGCATTCCTTTGCTGATATTCGTGAGATCACTGAACTGGCGGCTGATGCACGGCGACAGGATGCGGCGGCTGATGCCGTCTCATAG
- a CDS encoding GAF domain-containing protein codes for MGSGLGVSLFLAGLVVIALAWMILRVLSRSQSIEQNQTNSLVFPRSNNSNEAVIILQPGGRVEYLSDAARSYFELRENEPYHLESLARRVRPSDDFLDLCVTPGSRRVSIGGRLVEIASYEVPGVYPMMLISLRGRDYSPMLGSGSGASEEILRVVTEFSQGIAASLDLETTVRSILDNVSRLVSSDVLELKLWSAERQALVPYRFQQLHSPRVETASLSQFGSLTRQLVERRLPILLADIRSQSDLVSNAELLPIQSYLGIPLVAGGNLVGALEAGQTSGGAFGQHDLDLLSLISGQAAVAIRNAKLYEDEQKRGMELTGLANLNQSLGSVRDMQAIFSRLVESVAPLFSAEIVGFLLYDEEKRTLESKAPFQGLPDHFVEIYRTTIPADSPAEKIISNQQPIITMNTMTDENWGALGLVDVATAASLRDNALVPLLSSGRMLGYFQVGHRTRGLVAFTDDEIRLMHIVANQAAAIIENVMLVQQARTRAQRADALRRIASLSVSSASLDEILKYSVQELAHLFQADAGAVFLMDETRGSLRLRSESAFGVAEDINGPFLQIFVDDPNYRYTVSGSQKPFLSGRLGTDRRVLPVYRPLANALGMESAMVVPLVARERSIGELMLGSAKTDYFSLYDLQVISTAAGQMATAVESAGLLSQTDDSLRQRVDQLSAITRISRELGASLDIRHLLQVLHDEGVRAVQADCASVILFDNNSGIDDPRIDCFIGCETMRGLTLAEQTAVKKGEPHIVADLFQEGISPVHSGVRSAIIAPITYQAQTIGLINLHSARPGFFTSEMTGLVQMLAVQAGISINNAQRYQSQKQKSEMMHRRSDTLARLADVSYSVGHDQPLDHALQIIARGIRDSTPFRVVLISIFEPETGMMRRVTAVGVPQETMNELLARKQPLSSIQQIMRPEFKISRSYFIPLEQTPVIPSDLHMVTLDIPAPSERSGNTWDPEDLLFIPLENAEGQVVGIISLDDPSDGLRPDTAAIEAAEVFSAQAALLISNILRQSELRARIDSLSSGMQRQQKLLAITQNDLPVLLHKDLEQTISLLNLDRRAQRVRAGLAITESVSRQLDASSALSALGRETLTQLGMSVALVAENTAEGPRLLHVLGSLPRSTNVEALFGQRNPLRTCLQNGAPILISSLDEDDEWRDTSLLTSLHAKGVICLPVLVENKPVAAMLAVSPEPMPSLTEEDRHVYMQISQQTSLILQNISLLNQTRRRLEEVNLLLDFSHHLSGMKPDAIVKSLLDSSRRVLQHAHAGMVLLWNPKTEILAPRAASGYADDKSMMQINYRMGEALPGIAFMNKHTRRVDEINFARDYNLSAENLALYRQATGGRLPVSSLFVPVIMNDQGLGLLVLDNFNATSAFSAEDEALLLSLAQQVALSLDNLRLVQTTQERAGQLQALNDAAASLTSSLRSDQLVNSLLDQLSAIIPYDTATLWLREKDRLAVASARGFSDAEQRLGLSISVSDSALFKEMAQTGQPILVRDVREDSRFPPLEAPRLSWLGIPLISKGELVGALAVEKWQANFYTREQMQVALTFASQSAVSLDNARLYEDSVKRATELDQRSQRLTTLNRFTSALTGSLDTDQILNLTADELFKGLGVRRVSVVTFERGQAYWKVTTPRIRTKLPKPLPDAPIFNRLRESLGIFNTDDVHSEPDLAPLMEMIGQDTSALLALPLASEQNLTALIFAQMTGGVRFGINELEVARTITNQATIALENARLYQSSVRTAQRFAVLNETSSLVSASLEPEQVYVSVHKSAERLIPFDSFVITLLDEEKREIEPVYLFDRGKRHTAERVQFGKGMSSEVIKTAKPILISNIEQANQMDTVVVGEEGEETQSIIAVPMIVGGRAIGMLSAQSYQAGVYTEEDMQVLGTLANQAIVAIQNGRLFAETQNLASQLERRVVERTAQLQREQQNTETLLRILTEVSSSLDLDRALNRTLSLLNEAIGAEQGTILLLHAEDNLLHYRAGYGYLSDRSAPGGRGFTLKVGEGLAGWVVKHREAVLVDDLHKDPRWVRSTTAGRDHRSNITVPMLVGEDVIGVLMVFHRTENFFSPEMLVLIKAIAGQVAVAINNAHLYELIRDQAERLGVMLRKEQEEASRSQAILEAVADGVLVTGTDNRITFVNSSTEGILAVESVRLLGNSLEKVGGLFGTAASSWTETIRRWSEDPASHQPGDTYAEQLELENKRIVLVHLAPVILQEDFLGTVSIFRDITHEVEVDRLKSEFVATVSHELRTPMTAIKGYVDILTMGAAGALTENQMHFLEIVRGNIDRLNILVGDLLDISRIEAGRVTLNSQPVDLHGIAEDVVAETLRRSQTENKPMALSIEASKDLPPVIGDSDRVRQILGSLVDNAFNYTPASGTIHVNIQHMNGEVQVDIQDNGVGIPPEDQERIFDRFFRGENPLVLATPGTGLGLPIVRQLVEMHNGRIWMKSTGVPGNGSTFSFTLPIQK; via the coding sequence ATGGGTTCCGGTTTGGGAGTTAGCCTGTTTCTTGCTGGGTTGGTGGTTATTGCACTGGCCTGGATGATTTTGCGTGTTTTATCGCGCTCCCAATCGATTGAGCAGAATCAAACAAACTCGCTGGTATTCCCCAGATCCAATAATTCAAATGAGGCGGTTATCATCCTCCAGCCCGGCGGGCGGGTGGAGTATTTGAGCGATGCTGCGCGTTCCTATTTTGAACTGCGCGAGAATGAACCCTATCACCTGGAAAGCCTAGCGCGGCGGGTGCGCCCCTCCGACGATTTTTTGGATTTGTGTGTTACTCCCGGGTCGAGGCGTGTTTCCATTGGCGGAAGGCTGGTGGAAATCGCGTCCTACGAGGTGCCGGGCGTATATCCCATGATGCTGATCTCTTTACGCGGCAGGGACTATTCACCCATGCTGGGATCTGGCAGCGGCGCATCGGAGGAGATTCTGCGCGTGGTGACAGAGTTCAGCCAGGGCATTGCCGCCAGCTTGGACCTGGAAACAACGGTGCGCTCCATTTTGGATAATGTCAGCAGGCTGGTGTCCTCGGATGTGCTTGAATTAAAGTTGTGGAGCGCGGAACGTCAGGCTTTGGTCCCCTATCGTTTTCAGCAGCTTCATTCGCCCCGTGTAGAAACGGCATCGCTGTCCCAATTCGGAAGCCTGACAAGACAACTGGTGGAACGCCGCCTTCCCATCCTGCTTGCAGATATCCGCTCACAATCTGATCTTGTTAGTAATGCTGAACTGCTGCCCATTCAATCGTATTTGGGTATTCCTCTCGTTGCAGGCGGCAATCTGGTGGGCGCGCTGGAGGCAGGTCAGACAAGCGGCGGGGCGTTCGGGCAGCATGACCTTGATCTTCTATCCCTGATTTCCGGGCAGGCGGCAGTCGCCATTCGCAATGCAAAACTATATGAAGATGAGCAAAAACGGGGTATGGAGCTTACAGGTCTGGCAAACCTGAACCAGTCGCTTGGTTCCGTGCGTGACATGCAGGCCATTTTTTCGCGGCTGGTTGAAAGTGTGGCGCCTCTGTTCTCTGCGGAGATCGTTGGCTTCCTGCTCTATGATGAGGAGAAGCGTACGCTGGAAAGCAAGGCGCCTTTCCAGGGACTGCCCGACCATTTTGTTGAAATCTATCGCACCACGATTCCGGCGGACAGCCCCGCTGAAAAAATAATTTCAAATCAACAACCCATCATCACCATGAACACGATGACGGACGAGAACTGGGGCGCACTTGGGCTTGTGGATGTGGCGACCGCGGCGAGCCTGCGGGATAATGCGCTGGTTCCGCTGCTTTCTTCGGGACGCATGCTCGGCTACTTCCAGGTGGGTCATCGCACTCGCGGCCTGGTCGCGTTTACGGATGATGAGATTCGTTTGATGCACATCGTCGCGAACCAGGCTGCGGCGATCATCGAAAACGTTATGCTGGTTCAACAGGCGCGCACGCGTGCGCAACGCGCCGATGCACTGCGCCGCATTGCCAGTCTTTCCGTTTCATCCGCCTCGCTCGATGAAATCCTCAAATATTCCGTGCAGGAACTGGCTCACCTCTTCCAGGCAGATGCGGGAGCCGTATTCCTGATGGACGAGACGCGTGGTTCGCTGCGTTTGCGGAGCGAGTCTGCCTTTGGGGTTGCAGAAGATATCAACGGCCCCTTCCTTCAAATCTTTGTAGACGATCCCAATTATCGTTATACGGTTTCAGGGAGCCAAAAGCCCTTCCTTTCAGGGCGTCTAGGCACAGACAGGCGGGTTTTACCTGTCTATCGCCCGCTGGCCAACGCGCTTGGGATGGAATCTGCCATGGTTGTTCCACTGGTGGCGCGTGAACGCAGTATCGGTGAACTGATGCTGGGAAGCGCAAAAACGGATTACTTCAGTTTGTACGATCTTCAGGTCATATCGACTGCGGCGGGACAGATGGCTACCGCAGTGGAATCCGCCGGTTTGCTCTCACAGACGGATGATTCCCTGCGCCAGCGTGTGGATCAGCTTTCTGCGATCACGCGCATCAGCCGTGAGCTGGGCGCATCGTTGGACATCAGGCATTTGCTCCAGGTTTTGCATGATGAAGGGGTGCGGGCAGTACAGGCGGATTGTGCGTCCGTGATCTTATTTGATAACAACAGCGGCATCGATGATCCTCGGATCGATTGTTTCATCGGCTGCGAGACGATGCGCGGCTTAACCCTGGCGGAACAAACTGCTGTAAAAAAAGGAGAACCGCATATCGTGGCCGACCTTTTCCAAGAGGGCATATCTCCAGTCCATAGCGGCGTGCGTTCTGCGATCATTGCGCCGATCACCTACCAGGCGCAGACGATTGGTTTGATCAACCTGCACTCTGCCAGGCCCGGTTTCTTTACATCCGAGATGACCGGATTGGTGCAGATGCTTGCCGTGCAGGCTGGTATCTCCATAAATAATGCCCAACGTTATCAATCTCAAAAACAGAAGAGTGAGATGATGCATCGCCGCTCGGATACGCTTGCGCGTCTTGCGGATGTAAGTTACAGCGTAGGTCATGACCAGCCGCTGGACCATGCTTTGCAGATCATTGCGCGCGGTATCCGCGACTCTACGCCCTTCCGTGTGGTTTTAATCAGCATTTTTGAACCGGAGACCGGCATGATGCGCCGTGTCACTGCTGTGGGTGTGCCGCAGGAAACGATGAATGAATTGCTGGCCCGCAAACAGCCGCTTTCAAGCATCCAGCAGATCATGCGTCCCGAGTTTAAGATCAGCCGTTCCTACTTTATTCCTCTCGAACAGACACCCGTCATCCCGTCTGATCTGCACATGGTCACATTGGATATCCCTGCGCCTTCCGAAAGATCAGGGAATACATGGGATCCTGAAGATCTTTTGTTCATACCGCTTGAAAATGCGGAAGGGCAGGTTGTGGGAATAATCAGCTTGGATGATCCGTCCGATGGCTTGCGCCCGGATACCGCGGCGATTGAAGCGGCGGAAGTCTTCTCTGCCCAGGCTGCCCTGTTGATCAGCAATATCTTGCGTCAGAGTGAGCTGCGCGCGCGGATCGATTCACTTTCATCCGGCATGCAGCGCCAGCAGAAATTGCTCGCGATCACGCAGAATGACCTGCCGGTCCTGCTGCACAAAGACCTTGAACAAACCATTTCACTGCTCAATCTGGATCGTCGTGCCCAGCGCGTGCGCGCAGGCCTCGCGATTACCGAATCCGTCAGCCGCCAGTTGGATGCATCCTCCGCCCTGTCTGCGCTTGGGCGTGAAACACTTACGCAGCTCGGCATGTCTGTTGCGCTTGTTGCGGAAAATACAGCGGAAGGTCCGCGCCTGCTGCATGTGCTGGGAAGTTTACCGCGTTCGACCAATGTGGAGGCCTTGTTCGGCCAACGGAATCCGCTGCGCACCTGTTTGCAGAACGGCGCCCCCATTCTTATCTCGAGCCTTGACGAAGATGACGAATGGCGTGATACCTCCCTGCTCACGTCATTGCATGCAAAGGGCGTGATCTGTCTGCCGGTACTTGTGGAGAATAAACCGGTTGCTGCAATGCTGGCTGTCAGCCCGGAACCCATGCCATCCTTAACGGAAGAGGATCGTCATGTGTATATGCAAATCTCACAGCAGACATCGCTGATCCTGCAGAATATTTCCCTGCTCAACCAGACGCGCCGCCGCCTCGAAGAGGTAAACCTGCTGCTTGATTTCAGCCACCACTTATCAGGCATGAAACCCGATGCGATTGTCAAATCGTTGCTTGATAGTTCGCGCCGTGTCCTTCAACACGCGCATGCGGGCATGGTGCTGCTCTGGAATCCGAAAACTGAAATCCTTGCCCCGCGTGCCGCTTCCGGTTATGCGGATGATAAAAGCATGATGCAAATCAACTACCGCATGGGGGAGGCCCTGCCCGGTATTGCGTTCATGAACAAACATACGCGCCGCGTGGATGAGATTAATTTTGCGCGCGATTACAATTTGAGTGCGGAAAACCTGGCCCTGTATCGCCAGGCCACCGGGGGACGTTTGCCTGTTTCAAGTTTGTTTGTGCCGGTTATTATGAACGACCAGGGGTTGGGACTTCTTGTGTTGGATAATTTCAACGCCACCTCTGCCTTCAGCGCTGAAGACGAGGCACTTTTGCTTTCCCTGGCCCAGCAGGTTGCCCTCTCGCTCGATAACCTGCGGCTTGTACAAACAACGCAGGAACGTGCCGGTCAATTGCAGGCGTTGAACGATGCCGCCGCATCCCTCACCTCCAGTCTGCGCAGTGACCAGTTGGTTAACTCCCTGCTCGATCAATTGAGCGCCATCATCCCGTATGATACAGCAACGCTCTGGCTGCGTGAGAAGGACCGCCTTGCCGTTGCTTCTGCACGCGGTTTTTCAGATGCCGAACAGCGGCTGGGTCTGTCCATCTCCGTTTCAGACAGCGCGCTTTTCAAGGAGATGGCGCAAACCGGCCAGCCCATCCTTGTCCGCGATGTGCGTGAGGATTCGCGTTTCCCGCCGTTGGAAGCCCCCCGCCTTTCATGGCTGGGCATTCCGTTAATTTCCAAAGGTGAGTTGGTTGGCGCGCTCGCCGTGGAAAAATGGCAGGCGAATTTTTATACCCGCGAACAAATGCAGGTGGCGCTGACCTTTGCCAGCCAGTCGGCTGTTTCGCTGGATAATGCCCGTCTGTATGAAGATAGCGTAAAACGCGCTACTGAACTGGACCAGCGCTCCCAGCGTCTCACCACGCTCAACCGCTTCACCTCCGCCCTGACCGGATCATTGGATACGGACCAGATTTTGAATTTGACAGCCGATGAATTGTTCAAGGGATTGGGTGTCCGCCGCGTTTCTGTTGTGACCTTTGAGCGGGGTCAGGCATACTGGAAGGTTACCACCCCTAGGATACGGACGAAGCTTCCAAAGCCTCTGCCGGATGCCCCCATCTTTAACCGCCTGCGGGAATCGCTTGGTATTTTCAATACGGATGATGTCCACAGTGAACCGGACCTTGCGCCTCTCATGGAAATGATCGGCCAGGATACATCTGCCTTGCTTGCCCTTCCACTGGCCAGCGAACAAAACCTGACAGCCCTCATTTTTGCTCAAATGACGGGCGGGGTGCGTTTTGGCATCAATGAACTTGAAGTGGCGCGTACAATCACCAATCAAGCCACCATTGCACTCGAGAATGCGCGTTTATATCAATCATCCGTCCGTACCGCACAGCGCTTTGCAGTCCTTAACGAAACCAGTTCCCTTGTCAGCGCAAGCCTTGAGCCTGAGCAGGTGTATGTCTCCGTACATAAATCGGCGGAGCGGCTCATACCCTTTGATTCGTTCGTCATCACTCTGCTTGACGAGGAAAAGAGGGAGATTGAACCCGTTTATCTCTTTGACCGTGGAAAACGTCATACGGCGGAACGTGTCCAATTCGGCAAAGGCATGAGCAGTGAGGTGATAAAGACTGCCAAACCCATCCTGATCTCCAATATTGAGCAGGCGAATCAAATGGATACTGTGGTGGTGGGCGAGGAAGGCGAAGAGACACAATCCATTATTGCCGTCCCCATGATCGTGGGCGGCAGGGCAATTGGTATGCTATCCGCCCAAAGTTATCAAGCGGGTGTATATACAGAGGAGGATATGCAGGTCCTGGGGACGCTTGCAAATCAAGCCATCGTTGCCATTCAAAATGGACGCCTGTTTGCGGAAACACAGAACCTCGCCTCTCAACTTGAGAGGCGCGTTGTGGAACGCACTGCCCAGTTGCAGCGTGAACAACAGAACACCGAGACGCTTCTGCGAATCCTCACGGAAGTTTCATCCAGCCTCGATCTGGACCGCGCATTGAACCGTACACTGTCACTGCTTAATGAAGCCATTGGTGCGGAACAGGGCACCATTTTGCTTCTGCATGCAGAGGATAATCTTTTGCATTACCGTGCAGGCTACGGTTACCTTTCAGACCGTTCAGCACCCGGTGGACGCGGCTTTACATTGAAAGTCGGTGAGGGACTTGCCGGCTGGGTGGTAAAACATCGGGAGGCGGTTCTTGTGGATGACCTGCACAAGGATCCGCGCTGGGTACGGAGTACAACCGCCGGGCGGGATCATCGCAGCAATATCACCGTGCCGATGTTGGTTGGCGAGGATGTGATCGGTGTGTTGATGGTTTTCCACCGCACGGAAAATTTCTTTAGCCCCGAAATGCTTGTCCTTATCAAAGCCATTGCAGGCCAGGTGGCTGTGGCCATTAACAATGCGCACCTCTACGAATTGATCCGCGATCAGGCTGAACGTCTCGGCGTCATGCTCCGCAAGGAACAGGAGGAAGCCAGCCGTTCGCAGGCCATCCTCGAAGCCGTCGCAGACGGCGTGCTTGTGACAGGTACGGATAACCGTATTACCTTTGTCAACTCATCCACCGAAGGCATCCTTGCCGTGGAGAGTGTGCGCCTGCTTGGTAATTCATTGGAAAAGGTTGGCGGGCTGTTCGGCACAGCCGCGTCTTCATGGACTGAAACCATTCGCCGCTGGTCTGAGGACCCTGCCTCCCACCAGCCCGGCGATACATATGCCGAGCAGTTGGAACTGGAGAATAAGCGTATTGTGCTTGTCCACCTTGCGCCGGTCATCCTGCAAGAGGATTTTCTTGGGACGGTATCCATATTCCGTGATATTACGCACGAGGTTGAAGTGGACCGCCTGAAATCTGAATTTGTGGCGACCGTCAGTCATGAACTCCGCACGCCGATGACCGCCATCAAGGGATACGTGGATATTCTAACGATGGGTGCGGCGGGTGCATTAACCGAAAATCAAATGCACTTCCTTGAGATCGTGCGCGGGAACATTGACCGCCTGAATATCCTTGTCGGTGACTTGCTGGATATCTCGCGCATCGAAGCAGGGCGTGTCACACTTAACTCACAGCCTGTAGACTTGCACGGGATTGCCGAGGATGTGGTTGCCGAAACCCTGCGCCGTTCCCAAACCGAGAACAAACCGATGGCACTTTCCATCGAAGCATCCAAGGATTTGCCCCCGGTCATCGGCGATAGCGACCGTGTGCGCCAGATTTTGGGCAGCCTTGTGGACAATGCCTTCAATTACACGCCTGCGAGTGGGACCATCCATGTCAATATCCAACATATGAACGGTGAGGTGCAGGTGGATATTCAGGATAATGGTGTTGGCATTCCCCCTGAGGATCAGGAGCGCATCTTTGACCGTTTCTTCCGCGGTGAAAATCCCCTCGTTCTCGCCACCCCTGGAACTGGTCTTGGACTTCCAATAGTCCGCCAGTTGGTTGAAATGCACAATGGACGCATCTGGATGAAAAGCACGGGTGTGCCGGGCAATGGAAGCACCTTTTCCTTCACCCTGCCCATCCAGAAATAA
- a CDS encoding response regulator: protein MARILIAEDEPDIRELVAFTLRFAGHEVVTTSNGEEALQQASHIIPDIILMDVRMPRMTGYDACRAMKADPALRNIPVVFLSAKGQDSEIQTGLDAGAEEYLLKPFAPNQLTERVKAILIKFGK, encoded by the coding sequence ATGGCGAGGATATTAATAGCCGAAGACGAACCCGATATTCGCGAACTGGTGGCTTTTACATTGCGCTTTGCAGGTCACGAGGTTGTAACGACTTCCAATGGAGAGGAAGCTCTGCAGCAGGCATCCCATATCATCCCGGATATTATTCTGATGGATGTACGGATGCCTCGCATGACAGGCTACGATGCCTGCCGCGCGATGAAGGCCGACCCCGCCTTAAGGAATATCCCGGTTGTTTTTCTTTCAGCCAAGGGACAGGATTCGGAAATTCAAACCGGGCTGGATGCAGGCGCGGAGGAATACTTGCTTAAACCTTTCGCCCCCAACCAGCTTACGGAGCGCGTAAAAGCGATCCTAATAAAATTTGGAAAATAA
- a CDS encoding alpha/beta hydrolase — MSAIILDGSMVHYEALGRGRPIVFLHGWVGSWRYWINAMQVASTSFRAYALDLFGFGDTTRDPLRYSLDQQAGLVNRFLEEMGIGKVALVGHDLGALVGLSFIKEWPRSVDRMMMINCPLEYDSLNARMRTAPATELVDWLASRTPEAIAALSDASKVDPRAVSISMAGLQANNLFASISTLGIPGLFVYGTNNPAVTLPSQEKANALPLHMHQIILEGAGHFPMIDNPTQFNRLLTDFLALDSGASPRELQMKEEWKRRVR, encoded by the coding sequence ATGAGCGCGATCATACTTGACGGTTCGATGGTGCATTACGAGGCGTTGGGGCGCGGGCGTCCCATTGTCTTTCTGCACGGCTGGGTCGGCTCATGGCGTTACTGGATCAACGCCATGCAGGTCGCATCCACATCGTTCCGCGCCTACGCGCTCGACCTCTTCGGTTTTGGTGATACCACCCGCGACCCCCTGCGTTATTCCCTCGATCAACAGGCAGGCCTTGTCAATCGCTTTCTTGAAGAAATGGGGATCGGCAAGGTCGCTCTTGTCGGTCACGACCTCGGCGCATTGGTCGGGCTTTCCTTCATTAAAGAATGGCCCCGAAGCGTGGACCGCATGATGATGATCAACTGCCCGCTTGAGTATGATTCGCTCAACGCCCGGATGCGGACCGCCCCCGCGACTGAACTCGTTGACTGGCTTGCATCCCGCACGCCGGAAGCCATTGCCGCCCTCTCCGACGCCTCCAAAGTGGACCCGCGGGCTGTTTCTATTTCAATGGCAGGGCTTCAGGCGAATAACCTTTTTGCGAGCATCAGCACCCTCGGAATCCCCGGTTTGTTCGTATATGGAACCAATAACCCCGCCGTCACTCTACCATCCCAGGAAAAGGCAAATGCCCTGCCCCTTCACATGCATCAGATCATCCTTGAAGGCGCGGGACATTTTCCAATGATAGATAACCCCACCCAATTCAACCGCCTGTTGACAGATTTCCTCGCCCTGGATTCTGGGGCGAGTCCGCGCGAACTGCAAATGAAGGAAGAGTGGAAGCGCAGAGTCCGCTAA
- a CDS encoding thiamine diphosphokinase, whose translation MSGIIIFTNGELLDLEKARALIKPDDIIICADGGTRHALALGLTPNFIIGDMDSLPVNFDHLTFNGEMILFPKDKNETDLELAIQHALTLDPGQILILGALGGRMDQTLANITLLSIPQLAACTIKLADGVEEIFFCRDQANVEGRSGDIVSLIPWQGKVTGVCTENLRWHLHYETLFPDKTRGISNEMTAKTASVRIASGLLLVIHRIQDRSLFTD comes from the coding sequence ATGTCTGGAATAATTATTTTTACCAACGGCGAACTGCTTGACTTGGAAAAAGCCCGTGCCCTCATAAAACCGGACGACATCATCATCTGCGCGGACGGAGGCACACGCCATGCTCTTGCGCTGGGGCTCACCCCCAACTTCATCATTGGTGATATGGATTCATTGCCTGTGAATTTCGACCACTTAACTTTTAACGGTGAAATGATCCTGTTCCCAAAAGATAAAAATGAAACCGACCTCGAGCTTGCGATTCAACATGCCTTGACCCTCGACCCCGGGCAGATCCTCATCCTCGGCGCGCTTGGCGGGCGTATGGACCAAACCCTGGCCAACATCACCTTGCTCTCCATCCCGCAACTTGCAGCCTGTACCATCAAACTCGCCGACGGTGTGGAGGAAATTTTCTTTTGCAGAGACCAGGCCAATGTTGAAGGGCGGAGCGGAGACATCGTCTCCTTGATTCCCTGGCAGGGGAAAGTCACAGGCGTATGTACCGAAAACCTTCGCTGGCACCTTCATTACGAAACACTTTTTCCAGACAAAACCCGCGGCATCAGCAACGAAATGACCGCTAAGACCGCATCTGTTCGAATCGCATCAGGCTTATTGCTCGTCATCCACCGAATTCAAGACCGATCACTGTTCACTGATTAA